GATAGGGTATCGCTGGTTCGCTCAAAAAGGAGCCTTATGGTGTGAAGCAGTATGTAAAAACAGCCCACCGGAATGCAAAGGTAGGGTATGATCATCGGAAAATGGATGGCTGGGGAAACCTGGGTCCTTAGTTCCCACACGAGCTTCAGGCCTTGCCAGATAAGAATAGCCATGAAGCAGGCGATAAGGATCTCTGCAAAGGTGTTTACTGCCAGCCTCGTTCGTCTCGAAAGTCGGGACACTAAAAGAGTCACTCCTATATGGCGCTTCTGGCCCATGGCCAGGCCGGCCCCCATGAAGGTCACCCATGCCATCATGTACCTGGCTGCTTCCTCCGACCAGCTCAGGGGATTGTTGAGGACGAACCTGAAAAACACTGCCGTGAAGGCTATGATGCTCATAGAGGCCATAAGGGTTATGATTATAACCTTCGCTATTTTGTCCAGGGTTTTGAGAATTGGGGTGATAACCTTCATACCTTATTGCTCCTTCCATATGGGGCCCGAAAGGCTTCGGGCCCCCTTTTTCCCTGATTTACTCAAGCATCTCTTTTTCGTCTTCCTCAGCGTCCTTTACAGCTTCCATTACCTTTTCTACCCACTCTTCACCAACTTCTGCCTTTACGTATTCAAGCACTGCCGGTTGCGATAGATCCCTAAACTCCTTGGCCTCCTGGGGAGTGGGAACGTAAATGGTCATTCCATGTTTCTTCAGGTTCTCTATACCCGTTTGAACCTGACGTTCTGTGAGAGCTCTCTGGGTGATCTTGAAGAGCTGGGCTCCCTCAAAGAGGGCCTGCTTGATGTCCTCAGGAAGTTTTTCCCACAGCTTGCCGTTTATGAACATGATGAGGGGGTTGTACAGGTGACCATCCAGGACAACGTACTTTTGGACTTCATAGAACTTCATGTTGTTTATAAGGGTGATGGGGCACTCTGCACCATCGACTACGCCCTGCTCCAGTGCCATGTAGAGTTCACCAAAGGCGATGGGAGTCGGAGAGGCACCTAGAGCCTCCACCAGCTTCATGTGGGCCGGGTTCTCCATGGTCCTCAGTTTGAGCCCCTTCATATCTGCAGGGGATTTTATCTGCTTTTTGCCGGTGAAGAAGTGGCGGTAGCCGTTCTCACTTATGGCAAGACACTTGATGCCCGTGACTTTGTACATCTCCTCCATGAGCTCCTGGCCGAACTCGCCGTCCAGCACGTTCCAGGCTACGTACTTGTTGGGGAACAAATAGGGGATGTCGAAGACCATTATGGGCTTGAATAGTGTAGGTATAGGCCCAGTGGTAATGGTCCCAAGCTCTATGGTTCCCATCTTGAGTCCTTCCAAGATCTCCTTTTCGTTACCCAGCTGGCTGGCATGGAATACGTCTATTTTTACCTTCCCCTGTGTCTTGGTTTCTACGTAGTTCTTGAACACTTCAACGGCTATGACTGTCCTGTCGTTGGGATCCGCAGGGCCAGCATTGGCCAGCTTCATTTTGATAACATCCGCCGCAAAGGCACCACTGGCCATGAAAGTGGCCACAAGCACCAAGGAAATGAACAAACCAAAACGCTTCATACTGCACCTCACCCCTTTTTGTTTTTTCAGTAGAATGAAAACGCGCTGCACTCTGAACTATCCTTATCTGTACTGCTCTTTCTCACCTCCTAATTTGGCACACCGCTTATTGGTTCACTATTCTACAAGAATAAACTATTTGTGTCCAAAGTTTATTTTTTTGTCTGACCTTTAAGGACATCTTTGCAGGCTACCAGCCTCCACCTCCGCCTCCACCTCCACCTCCGCCGGAAAATCCGCCTCCGCCAAAGCCCGATGACCCTGGAGAGACGCCGGAGGAAGCGATGGCGCTCCCTATGCTTCCAGAGAGATTGCTTACCAGGTTTCCATAATAAATGCCTCCGTAAAAAGATCTGCCCGAATACCAAGCGGGGGAATAGTTGCTGGCAGAAAGCACATCCTGGAATTGAGATGCCCACGCCTTTTCGACGCCAAGTGCTATTGCGAAGGGCAGTAGCCTTTCAAAGTGTTCAGGTGTCCTATCTGGGATGGGAAGGGATGCAAGGTGTCTTATCCTGTCTTTTTCCGCTACTTGGAGGTACATTCTTAGTCCCTTAATGTGGCGCAAAAGCTCAGCTCCTTCAGGCGTGTAGTTTTTCATAAGCCTCCAAAAGACCAGGTTTAGGATCATGATCACTACGACACTGACGGCAAATAGGGGGGAAACCACAAAGGCCAGGGTTGTTACGCCAAAAATTTCTCCCATGACAAAGGGAATGCTGAAGGCAGCCATAATAAAGGCCCTCAAAACAAGCCAGAACTTGCTTCTTGAGATAGCTTCTTTAAATAGAGAAAGTGTGGATGTAAAGAGCTTTGCAGTTCCCAAAGTCCATATGGAAAGCCAAAGGGTCATGAATGCGAAAATCCCCGTGGATCCTTTTAGTGTGGATAGGAAGAAACCGCTTATGGTCAAAAGTATGGCGGACAGGGTGCAACCTGCAAGGACCCATTTGAGGTTGCTCTTTAAGTATCTTTTGCCCCAACTATTCAACCATTCCTTCAATCCGTTTCTGGCTGCCTTGATATGAGAAGCGCTGCTTTTGTCCAGGGAGATATATGGCATGTCCCGGAAAAGCTCAGCAAGAAATTTTTGCTCCGGGAGGCTTAGGTCTGTGTCTTGGCCCTGCTGACGAATTAAGGTGTACTTTTTGTTTTTTCCCAGAAACTTGAGCAGGCCCTCTTCTTTTTCCTCTATCTTGATGAAGCCTTTTACCGCAAGGTCAATTATGGTGGACACAAAGGCGTCTTCGTTAAATTTTTGCCTATAAAGGTAGGACGCTTCCGAAGGCAAAAGCCCTTTAATTGGGCGAAAGATGGGTATGATGGGACCTGCCTTTATGTCTTTTCCTACCTTTAGCCACGTGAGGCCGTAATAAGAGGTTACCAAAAGCAAGCATATGAGAGGTAAAAGCCAGTTAAGAGTGGCGGCCGTACGGTATTGTTTTTGCCTCTTTTTGTACTCTTCAGAGGGATTTACGTATCCCTTTGGAAAAGATACAGCTATGGTCAGCCCCTGGTTTTCTAGTAGAGGTGATGTGGTCTCAAAG
The DNA window shown above is from Thermovirga lienii DSM 17291 and carries:
- a CDS encoding Tripartite ATP-independent periplasmic transporter DctQ component (PFAM: Tripartite ATP-independent periplasmic transporters, DctQ component~COGs: COG3090 TRAP-type C4-dicarboxylate transport system small permease component~InterPro IPR007387~KEGG: dat:HRM2_42850 DctQ9~PFAM: Tripartite ATP-independent periplasmic transporter DctQ component~SPTR: DctQ9), whose protein sequence is MKVITPILKTLDKIAKVIIITLMASMSIIAFTAVFFRFVLNNPLSWSEEAARYMMAWVTFMGAGLAMGQKRHIGVTLLVSRLSRRTRLAVNTFAEILIACFMAILIWQGLKLVWELRTQVSPAIHFPMIIPYLCIPVGCFYILLHTIRLLFERTSDTLSTADAELTENVYEGGTKK
- a CDS encoding TRAP dicarboxylate transporter, DctP subunit (PFAM: Bacterial extracellular solute-binding protein, family 7~TIGRFAM: tripartite ATP-independent periplasmic transporter solute receptor, DctP family~COGs: COG1638 TRAP-type C4-dicarboxylate transport system periplasmic component~InterPro IPR018389: IPR004682~KEGG: dat:HRM2_42840 DctP9~PFAM: Extracellular solute-binding protein, family 7~SPTR: DctP9;~TIGRFAM: TRAP dicarboxylate transporter, DctP subunit), giving the protein MKRFGLFISLVLVATFMASGAFAADVIKMKLANAGPADPNDRTVIAVEVFKNYVETKTQGKVKIDVFHASQLGNEKEILEGLKMGTIELGTITTGPIPTLFKPIMVFDIPYLFPNKYVAWNVLDGEFGQELMEEMYKVTGIKCLAISENGYRHFFTGKKQIKSPADMKGLKLRTMENPAHMKLVEALGASPTPIAFGELYMALEQGVVDGAECPITLINNMKFYEVQKYVVLDGHLYNPLIMFINGKLWEKLPEDIKQALFEGAQLFKITQRALTERQVQTGIENLKKHGMTIYVPTPQEAKEFRDLSQPAVLEYVKAEVGEEWVEKVMEAVKDAEEDEKEMLE
- a CDS encoding Protein of unknown function DUF2207, membrane (PFAM: Predicted membrane protein (DUF2207)~InterPro IPR018702~KEGG: dma:DMR_20450 hypothetical membrane protein~PFAM: Protein of unknown function DUF2207, membrane~SPTR: Membrane-like protein), with amino-acid sequence MAKKPLYLALFVLFFALFLGGGPSAASSKERILEFSSVIDVSKDGTLTVREDITFLVENREIKRGIYRSFPIKYKDKMGNVMRMDFHLLEVLLDGRSVPHKTSTEGNMLKIRIGDPNKLLSKGIHTYTITYQTSQVSFFEDHDEIYWNATGNNWPFPIDKARAWVSLPEGTPILQMTAYTGRFGSHEQKARWEKDGSVAYFETTSPLLENQGLTIAVSFPKGYVNPSEEYKKRQKQYRTAATLNWLLPLICLLLVTSYYGLTWLKVGKDIKAGPIIPIFRPIKGLLPSEASYLYRQKFNEDAFVSTIIDLAVKGFIKIEEKEEGLLKFLGKNKKYTLIRQQGQDTDLSLPEQKFLAELFRDMPYISLDKSSASHIKAARNGLKEWLNSWGKRYLKSNLKWVLAGCTLSAILLTISGFFLSTLKGSTGIFAFMTLWLSIWTLGTAKLFTSTLSLFKEAISRSKFWLVLRAFIMAAFSIPFVMGEIFGVTTLAFVVSPLFAVSVVVIMILNLVFWRLMKNYTPEGAELLRHIKGLRMYLQVAEKDRIRHLASLPIPDRTPEHFERLLPFAIALGVEKAWASQFQDVLSASNYSPAWYSGRSFYGGIYYGNLVSNLSGSIGSAIASSGVSPGSSGFGGGGFSGGGGGGGGGGGW